The following are from one region of the Stigmatella ashevillena genome:
- a CDS encoding glycoside hydrolase family 3 N-terminal domain-containing protein — protein sequence MSAVLRSSLAVLALVLLVPSGSPAQAGKPQGFSSRSPNEARVERLLATLSLREKVGQLLLAYPQLNKDGPVEVGGVLFVGGTLKKLDAAKARIRSSRERARIPPFFAVDIEGGGFNRLDRHPSLKALPLARDMATLEDAEVEAWGLRAGKTMQEVGLNMNLAPVFDVAPQGHMFRNGRAFSGDPDVVKKKATAFARGLARAGVVAIGKHFPGYGDLDADSDHERATVSWDEARVRREAAAFRAADRFLGGVMMSNIVYSRFGPKPAILEPALVALAHEGGGLSVTDDVAIRALADQIGAEPEEVLRLAFLAGNDLILTTAPPDWAQGLDYFGILMTLAEASPQNMERLDAAVRRVLRLKDRMGLLDGM from the coding sequence ATGAGCGCCGTGCTTCGTTCATCGCTCGCCGTCCTCGCGCTCGTGCTGCTTGTCCCGAGTGGCTCCCCCGCTCAAGCAGGCAAGCCGCAGGGCTTCAGCAGCCGTTCCCCCAATGAGGCGCGCGTGGAGCGCCTCCTCGCCACCCTGTCCCTGCGCGAGAAGGTCGGGCAGTTGCTCCTGGCCTACCCGCAGCTCAACAAGGACGGGCCCGTGGAGGTGGGCGGGGTGTTGTTCGTGGGCGGCACGCTCAAGAAGCTCGACGCGGCGAAGGCCCGCATCCGTTCGAGCCGCGAGCGCGCCCGGATTCCCCCCTTCTTCGCGGTGGATATCGAAGGGGGGGGCTTCAACCGGCTCGACCGGCACCCCAGCCTCAAAGCGCTCCCGCTTGCCCGGGACATGGCCACGCTGGAGGACGCCGAAGTCGAGGCATGGGGCCTTCGCGCGGGCAAGACCATGCAGGAGGTGGGGCTCAACATGAACCTGGCCCCCGTGTTCGATGTGGCGCCTCAGGGCCACATGTTCCGCAACGGGCGCGCCTTCTCGGGAGACCCTGACGTGGTGAAGAAGAAGGCCACGGCCTTCGCGCGGGGCCTGGCCAGGGCGGGGGTGGTGGCCATCGGCAAGCACTTCCCGGGCTATGGGGACCTCGACGCCGACTCGGACCACGAGCGCGCCACCGTCTCCTGGGACGAAGCGCGCGTGCGCCGAGAGGCCGCGGCGTTCCGGGCAGCAGACCGGTTCCTCGGCGGCGTGATGATGTCGAACATCGTCTATTCGCGGTTCGGTCCGAAGCCCGCCATCCTCGAACCCGCCCTGGTGGCCCTGGCGCATGAAGGCGGAGGGCTCAGCGTGACCGACGACGTGGCCATCCGAGCCCTGGCCGATCAGATCGGCGCCGAGCCGGAAGAGGTGCTTCGGCTGGCCTTCCTGGCGGGAAATGATCTGATCCTGACCACGGCGCCTCCCGACTGGGCCCAGGGGCTGGACTACTTCGGCATCTTGATGACGCTGGCCGAAGCGAGTCCTCAGAACATGGAGCGCTTGGACGCCGCAGTGCGGCGTGTCCTGCGCCTCAAGGACCGGATGGGGCTGCTGGACGGAATGTAG